One genomic window of Magnolia sinica isolate HGM2019 chromosome 3, MsV1, whole genome shotgun sequence includes the following:
- the LOC131240316 gene encoding cytochrome P450 71AU50-like, which translates to MLTMLSPWTALMLVLMVGAWAAWTTVYLIRSIRGKEKWATMARTTDWLPPGPRGLPILGSLLNLGDLPHRTLHKLAMEYGPIMHMQLGQVQNIIVSSPQAAQLFLKTHDLIFASRPVTEVSQYIYNRKAVTFSQYGAYWRNLRKLYTIELLSSLKIESFKPMRREEVGLLVQSLKDTAKAGIAADLTAKVAALSTDMTCRMLLGKKYINESFDEGVFKGVVEEFMHLLGVFNISDYVPYTRVLDLQGLGRRMKEVHKVFDRFFEKIIDEHVQERDARQPDFVNFMLSFMESNDCEFHFDRTNIKAILMEILVAALDTTSITIEWALSELLRNPRVLKKAHLELENIIGLDREVEESDLANLEYLNMVVKEAMRLHPAAPLLIPHEAMEDCTVDRFHIPKKSHIIINAWAIGRDPNSWSNPEEFYPERFIGTHIDVRGQDFQLLPFGSGRRGCPGLQLGLTAVQFVLAQLVHCFDWELPNGMSPTDLDMTEKCGIVTARINHLWAIPAYRLKH; encoded by the exons ATGCTTACCATGCTTTCTCCATGGACTGCCCTTATGTTAGTACTGATGGTAGGGGCCTGGGCCGCCTGGACCACTGTTTATCTCATCCGTTCAATTCGAGGGAAAGAGAAGTGGGCCACCATGGCCCGAACCACCGATTGGCTCCCTCCCGGTCCCCGGGGACTTCCCATACTGGGGAGCCTCCTCAACTTGGGCGACCTTCCTCATCGTACACTCCATAAACTAGCCATGGAGTATGGCCCGATCATGCACATGCAGCTGGGCCAAGTTCAGAACATCATCGTCTCATCCCCACAAGCAGCCCAGCTGTTCCTCAAGACCCACGATCTTATCTTCGCGAGTAGACCAGTCACTGAAGTTAGCCAATACATCTACAATCGGAAGGCGGTGACCTTCTCCCAGTACGGCGCGTACTGGCGGAACCTGCGCAAATTATACACTATCGAGCTGCTTAGCAGCCTCAAGATCGAGTCGTTCAAGCCCATGCGGAGAGAAGAGGTGGGCCTCCTTGTGCAATCGCTCAAAGACACTGCCAAGGCCGGCATAGCAGCCGACCTTACTGCCAAGGTGGCAGCCCTGAGCACGGACATGACTTGTAGGATGCTGCTAGGCAAGAAGTATATAAATGAGAGTTTCGATGAGGGGGTGTTCAAAGGAGTCGTCGAGGAGTTCATGCACTTGTTGGGGGTTTTCAACATTTCTGATTACGTCCCTTACACGAGGGTGCTCGATCTCCAAGGGCTGGGACGCCGGATGAAGGAGGTCCACAAGGTCTTTGACCGATTCTTTGAGAAGATCATCGATGAGCATGTACAAGAGAGAGATGCACGTCAGCCGGACTTTGTTAACTTCATGTTGTCCTTCATGGAATCCAACGACTGTGAATTCCATTTCGATCGGACCAACATCAAAGCcatattaatg GAAATACTTGTGGCTGCGCTAGACACAACATCAATTACGATCGAGTGGGCGCTCTCAGAGCTCCTCAGGAATCCACGTGTGTTGAAGAAGGCCCACCTAGAGTTAGAGAACATCATCGGCCTGGACCGAGAAGTGGAAGAATCGGACCTGGCAAATTTGGAGTACTTGAACATGGTGGTCAAGGAAGCCATGAGGCTTCACCCAGCTGCCCCACTGCTCATCCCTCATGAGGCCATGGAAGACTGCACCGTTGATCGCTTCCACATACCCAAAAAATCCCACATAATCATAAACGCATGGGCCATTGGTCGGGACCCAAATTCATGGTCCAACCCTGAAGAATTCTATCCGGAGAGGTTTATCGGCACTCATATAGACGTCAGGGGCCAAGATTTCCAACTTCTACCTTTTGGGTCTGGACGCAGAGGTTGCCCAGGGCTGCAACTGGGCCTCACGGCAGTCCAGTTCGTGCTGGCCCAGTTAGTGCATTGCTTTGATTGGGAGCTTCCAAACGGCATGTCACCAACTGACTTAGACATGACCGAAAAATGTGGCATTGTGACAGCTAGGATCAACCATCTGTGGGCCATTCCAGCTTATCGCCTAAAACACTGA